The following proteins come from a genomic window of Triticum aestivum cultivar Chinese Spring chromosome 6A, IWGSC CS RefSeq v2.1, whole genome shotgun sequence:
- the LOC123127458 gene encoding protein ORANGE-LIKE, chloroplastic, producing the protein MSCLAASSATPPASRPTAQRLFVAVAAPPRWRSVEPHRAVWRSEGPRALTMLRRCSPAGDSRAPGDGSLSSFCIIEGPETIQDFVQMQSQEIQDNIKSRRSKIFLLMEEVRRLRVQQRIRAAESRCSSSEENEMPEMPSTIPFLPYTSPKTMKQLYLTSFSFISGIIIFGGLIAPILELKLGLGGTSYEDFIRNMYLPLQLSQVDPIVASFSGGAVGVISALMLVEVKNVRQQEKNRCTYCHGTGYLPCARCSASKMLLGTKRFSLSTTERCSNCSGAGKVMCPTCLCTGMAMASEHDPRIDPFD; encoded by the exons ATGTCTTGCCTCGCCGCGTCCTCGGCGACGCCGCCAGCGTCAAGGCCTACGGCCCAGCGTCTGTTTGTTGCGGTGGCCGCTCCTCCCCGTTGGCGGTCCGTTGAGCCTCATCGCGCTGTATGGAGGAGTGAAGGCCCCCGGGCTCTAACGATGCTACGGAGGTGCTCTCCCGCCGGCGACTCCAGGGCGCCCGGAGACGGCAGCCTATCCAG TTTTTGCATTATTGAAGGCCCAGAGACAATACAAGACTTCGTTCAGATGCAATCACAAGAGATTCAAGACAACATCAAGAGTCGGCGCAGCAAAATATTCCTTTTGATGGAAGAG GTCAGACGACTGCGGGTGCAGCAGCGAATCAGAGCTGCTGAAAGCAGATGTTCCAGCAGTGAAGAAAATGAGATGCCGGAGATGCCATCTACCATTCCGTTTTTGCCTTATACG TCACCAAAGACAATGAAGCAACTCTACTTGACATCATTCTCTTTCATATCTGGGATAATCATTTTTGGTGGCTTAATAGCCCCAATA CTTGAACTGAAATTAGGGCTTGGTGGTACCTCTTATGAAGATTTTATACGGAACATGTATTTACCTCTTCAGTTAAG TCAGGTAGATCCCATAGTGGCGTCCTTTTCAGGTGGTGCAGTTGGTGTAATTTCAGCCTTAATGTTGGTTGAAGTGAAAAATGTGAGGCAGCAAGAAAAGAACAGATGCACATATTGCCATGGGACAG GATACCTGCCATGTGCCCGTTGCTCTGCCAGCAAAATGTTGTTGGGCACCAAACGCTTTTCACTTTCTACAACTGAACGCTGTTCCAATTGTTCAGGAGCTGGGAAG GTGATGTGCCCAACATGCTTGTGCACGGGAATGGCAATGGCAAGTGAGCATGACCCACGTATAGATCCCTTTGACTAA